Proteins from a genomic interval of Yarrowia lipolytica chromosome 1E, complete sequence:
- a CDS encoding uncharacterized protein (Compare to YALI0E07315g, similar to Saccharomyces cerevisiae YEL020C; ancestral locus Anc_1.450, similar to uniprot|P39994 Saccharomyces cerevisiae YEL020c) translates to MNGSQVIAESLVQLGVEHIFGIVGIPVIEVADACIARGIKFIGFRNEQSASYAASIYGYLSGKPGVCLTVGGPGVLHALAGVGNAQSNCFPLLLLAGSVDVHNTHKGGFQELDQVAAVTEYTKFAARPSSTDALPFLLEKAYRTAYFGRPGATYVDLPANIIQSKDNDQVSFGVLQRLRNVPAPRSAGDPAKIAEAAALIRASKFPLLVIGKGAAYAKAEPTIRRFQESTNIQFLPTPMGKGVISDSNPGNMSACRSQALKNADVVILVGTRLNWILHYGDAPKYSENTKFIHIDVCAEELGNNAGQAELGILGDASLVIGQLEDVLKGWKSPALAPEIAAKREKNVQNATKKEADHSVPLKYFGVFASIQKTIAEIAKDRKLVIVSEGANTMDNSRSVFGHVEPRTRLDAGTNATMGVGLGYAIAAKAYDPKSLVVAVEGDSAFGFSAIEVETAVRDNLPMVIYVMNNSGIYHGVDPARYTDGQPLPSTALSLDTRYDVLAESLGAKGYFVKNIEELEVATKSAVQSNRVCVINVIIESGKDQKLEFGWMASEKKKEKSKL, encoded by the coding sequence ATGAACGGCTCGCAAGTTATCGCGGAATCACTGGTGCAACTGGGCGTTGAACACATCTTTGGAATCGTGGGAATCCCCGTCATTGAGGTTGCTGACGCCTGCATTGCTCGGGGCATCAAGTTCATCGGTTTCCGAAACGAACAGAGTGCCTCCTACGCAGCCTCCATCTATGGCTACCTGTCTGGCAAGCCTGGCGTGTGTCTTACAGTTGGAGGACCTGGAGTTCTGCACGCTTTGGCCGGCGTTGGCAATGCCCAATCGAACTGCTTccctctgctgcttctggctGGAAGTGTGGATGTCCATAACACTCACAAGGGCGGCTTTCAGGAACTGGATCAAGTGGCTGCTGTCACCGAATACACAAAGTTTGCTGCCCGACCTTCTTCGACCGACGCTCTGCCCTTCCTCCTGGAAAAAGCGTACCGAACGGCCTACTTTGGACGTCCTGGTGCAACTTACGTTGATTTGCCAGCAAATATCATTCAGTCTAAGGACAATGACCAGGTGAGCTTTGGAGTACTGCAACGACTCCGCAACGTGCCTGCTCCTCGATCGGCAGGAGACCCTGCTAAGATcgctgaggctgctgctcttaTTCGAGCCTCCAAATTCCCTCTGCTAGTCATTGGAAAGGGAGCTGCTTATGCTAAGGCTGAGCCTACCATCAGACGCTTCCAGGAGAGCACCAACATTCAATTCCTACCTACACCCATGGGCAAGGGTGTGATTAGCGACAGCAACCCGGGCAACATGTCTGCTTGTCGATCtcaggctctcaagaatGCTGATGTGGTTATTCTTGTTGGAACTCGTCTCAACTGGATCCTACATTACGGAGACGCTCCCAAGTACAGCGAGAACACAAAGTTCATCCACATTGACGTTTGTGCCGAGGAGCTTGGAAACAATGCCGGGCAGGCAGAGCTGGGTATCCTGGGAGATGCCTCTCTGGTCATTGGTCAGCTCGAAGATGTCCTCAAGGGCTGGAAATCCCCCGCTCTGGCTCCTGAGATTGCTGCCAAGCGAGAGAAAAACGTGCAGAAtgccaccaagaaggaggctgacCACTCCGTTCCTCTCAAGTACTTTGGTGTGTTTGCCAGCATCCAAAAGACCATTGCCGAGATTGCTAAGGACCGAAAGCTGGTCATTGTGTCTGAGGGAGCCAACACCATGGATAACAGTCGATCTGTGTTTGGTCACGTTGAGCCTCGAACCCGTCTGGATGCCGGAACCAACGCTACTATGGGTGTTGGTCTTGGTTAtgccattgctgccaaGGCTTACGACCCCAAGTCGCTGGTGGTTGCTGTGGAGGGAGACTCTGCTTTCGGCTTTTCGGCCATTGAAGTTGAGACTGCTGTTCGGGACAACCTTCCCATGGTGATTTACGTCATGAACAACTCCGGTATCTATCACGGAGTCGACCCTGCTCGTTACACTGACGGCCAGCCTCTCCCCTCCACTGCTCTCAGTCTGGATACTCGGTATGACGTTCTGGCCGAGAGTCTGGGTGCCAAGGGCTACTTTGTCAAGAACattgaggagctggaagTTGCCACCAAGAGTGCTGTTCAGAGCAACCGAGTGTGTGTGATCAATGTGATCATCGAAAGTGGCAAGGACCAAAAATTGGAGTTCGGATGGATGGCTAgtgagaagaagaaagagaagTCCAAGCTGTAG
- a CDS encoding uncharacterized protein (Compare to YALI0E07337g, no similarity) — translation MKHQIRPLLALLLALTLYTTLALANTAQVRFVPELSRSPFSDAYSKALSPNENTLTVITTPDFESQTQTFQLNGLSTDGTMYEVRVCWPANYPLEFDLKFDSKTNSVKVAYFSDYYSSDDDLNYLPLDAEFQVVLNKVVLGALPEDIFGAVILAVVGGGLAYFLGGVVYKVVFDSHVTTEKKNR, via the coding sequence ATGAAACACCAAATACGCCCATTGCTGGCATTACTGCTAGCTCTGACACTCTATACAACTCTGGCCCTCGCAAATACAGCGCAGGTACGGTTTGTCCCTGAATTGTCGCGCTCACCATTCTCAGACGCGTACTCAAAGGCGTTGAGTCCTAACGAGAACACTCTGACTGTGATTACAACCCCCGACTTTGAGTCTCAGACGCAAACATTCCAATTGAACGGCTTGTCTACCGATGGCACCATGTACGAGGTTAGGGTGTGTTGGCCTGCAAATTACCCCCTGGAATTCGACCTGAAATTCGACTCCAAGACGAACTCTGTGAAGGTGGCGTATTTTTCTGATTACTATAGTAGTGACGACGATCTCAACTACCTGCCTCTTGATGCCGAGTTCCAAGTTGTGCTCAACAAGGTTGTTCTTGGAGCTCTTCCTGAGGATATTTTTGGAGCTGTCATTCTGGCGGTCGTTGGAGGAGGGTTGGCTTATTTTCTGGGTGGAGTCGTTTACAAGGTGGTTTTTGACAGCCATGTGACTACTGAAAAGAAGAACAGATAG
- a CDS encoding uncharacterized protein (Compare to YALI0E07381g, similar to uniprot|O74916 Schizosaccharomyces pombe Putative acetylornithine deacetylase), whose amino-acid sequence MIRKIVVFLVCGALLILKSYIYAYHRFPKHDTLSVKEHGGTNSYSPVMELHRSLVDIPSVSYNETHVSRFLQLYLSTRGYTIDLIGDHTRQNVYAYKGAREDAKVLLTSNVDHVTSGTPYNVIDGAIYGSGALDAKSCIAAQVTALEELLRDRKVAYNEVALLFVVGGEVFGSGGMTEVNKMVKPWKTIIFGKPSDLNLVSRHCGVVIIGLEGENQVLIDMMQAFKTSIISGTVNVTFTNNQKATVEVRFLGDEENVASEVAGVLTRFRDVIFTYQSYPPQDFSCEVPGFESTVSSLSSDSPHLHGDFVRYLYGPGNMSLANAPDEHITVTDLLAAVEGYKKLVLFAIA is encoded by the coding sequence ATGATCAGGAAGATTGTAGTATTCCTGGTGTGTGGAGCTCTTCTCATTTTAAAGAGCTACATATATGCCTATCATAGGTTCCCTAAACATGACACACTCTCTGTGAAGGAACACGGTGGTACTAACAGCTACAGCCCTGTCATGGAATTGCACAGGAGCCTGGTTGATATCCCTTCCGTGTCATACAATGAGACTCACGTGTCTCGTTTTCTGCAGCTTTATCTCTCAACCAGAGGTTACACTATCGACTTGATTGGAGATCATACCCGTCAGAACGTCTATGCTTATAAGGGAGCCCGAGAGGATGCCAAGGTGTTGCTAACAAGCAACGTTGATCACGTCACAAGTGGAACTCCGTATAATGTCATCGACGGTGCCATATACGGCTCTGGAGCTCTTGATGCCAAGTCTTGCATTGCTGCCCAAGTAACTGCTCTTGAAGAGCTGTTGAGGGACAGGAAAGTTGCATACAATGAAGTGGCAttgttgtttgtggttggaggagaagtcTTTGGATCTGGAGGAATGACCGAGGTGAACAAAATGGTCAAACCGTGGAAAACTATTATCTTCGGAAAGCCTAGTGACTTGAATTTGGTGAGTCGTCATTGTGGAGTTGTCATCATCGGACTAGAGGGCGAAAACCAAGTCCTTATCGACATGATGCAAGCCTTCAAGACTTCAATAATCTCTGGAACAGTAAATGTGACTTTCACCAACAATCAAAAGGCTACCGTGGAAGTTCGGTTTCTGGGAGATGAGGAAAATGTTGCAAGTGAAGTGGCTGGCGTCCTCACACGATTCCGAGATGTGATATTCACTTACCAGTCCTATCCACCCCAGGACTTTAGTTGTGAGGTTCCTGGATTTGAGTCTACCGTTTCCTCTCTATCAAGTGACAGTCCACACCTTCATGGAGACTTTGTTCGGTATCTTTACGGTCCTGGTAACATGAGTTTGGCCAATGCACCAGATGAGCACATCACCGTTACCGACCTGCTTGCAGCCGTGGAGGGATACAAGAAACTGGTGTTGTTTGCAATCGCATGA
- a CDS encoding uncharacterized protein (Compare to YALI0E07425g, similar to uniprot|Q12754 Saccharomyces cerevisiae YPL012w hypothetical protein, similar to Saccharomyces cerevisiae RRP12 (YPL012W); ancestral locus Anc_8.78), with protein sequence MSELDHTEPLEDKLDRIRVHVNSKLANQKQLAIILGAVEENLEEEKTEKTATSYFISFLALLEQSFSRQAPDQLENTDLAASALYFLDLVSPFASESLLRAKFSQIFVKLAPVLGSSDSESALLRSAIGTLQHLLLAQDAASWQTPASELSPRRGVVGLMHLAVNPRPKIRKRALDALAKILETRVSPVLVEHPAAATCADTALKAVKQYLENHKKEDTVDAGFMHALALVKTICGVGMWPMSQFDELCQLLLSISKTTNQMLIQATFGIFEGVFRHFAKSEEDENNKTRKLLVILDAVIDQAPATNDQHLAPAWFAVVAQGVGALGEVNPDKGLAKTPVVFQKVCAYLDSEADSVRTSASQCLVALCSSINQKSLQNGDKWLSKLAEMATMLLSVQTRASLVDSTNVVAALLDTLRWKSDPFLVEAVTIIGGLRTEESFVNGIPALDNALGSAIRAMGPAKVLELLPLNLSNPSSDNPGRAWMLPLLRDNIHNSEIAFFKSEFLPLIEYFDDKISTTKGATAKVFEALLAQVWSVLPRFCALPMDLQQSFDQSFAELLSNKLYSNIEIRPVICQSLRLLVESNVVYAEEPEAAESEDVNDDLLLLERFPRSEAESNVAYLGTVSSKILAVLFNVYGQTIPESRGFILECINAYLGITPAGEIGDIFDNVCGMLHKALEDEAKESKPEKDALPAMSLTMLDILIALVPYIPASSHNTLLTVFVQMIQNSDPNHQKKGYRLLTRLAEADNSFETLEKHLDNICGVVLESAESVTAVSRGARVAALAKLVALLPENDLYFIPATVSEAVIATKDVNEKTRTSAYNLLVLMGEKMARGGVIDNTRIPGLEDAGLGSVNANLTEFFKAVSAGLAGTSPNLVSATITGLSRILFEFKDDVPMDMLSELSQTVELFLTSQNREIVKSTLGFVKITAISLPIDLVEPQLSELLPKLLHWSHEHKGHFKAKVKHIVERLIRRFGFDTIEKHFPEADKKLLTNIRKSKERSKRKRTEEKEEDAPMSSTKPKKEFASEYERALYGDSDSEDEDDYEEEETTKRASKYIMKSDDPLDLLSQQALAHITSSKPRGKKEPLLKSSKFKTNESGKMIFKEDEEEDVIPQGSAIDHYVEAIKNGPVRGQKNKYKYKKSKGGDDDGGDDDDVVPKRPTKKFSRGGVSKPKGKPQQRRKF encoded by the coding sequence ATGTCCGAACTCGACCATACGGAACCGCTGGAGGACAAGCTGGACCGGATCCGCGTCCATGTCAActccaagctggccaaccAGAAACAGTTGGCCATTATTTTGGGAGCCGTGGAGGAGAatctcgaggaggaaaagaccGAGAAGACCGCCACCTCCTACTTCATTTCTTTCCTTGCTCTGCTAGAGCAATCGTTCAGCCGCCAGGCCCCCGATCAGCTCGAGAATACCGATCTAGCCGCCTCGGCTCTCTATTTCCTCGACCTTGTGTCTCCCTTCGCCAGCGAATCTCTTCTGCGGGCCAAGTTTTCGCAGATTTTCGTCAAGCTCGCACCCGTGTTGGGCTCGTCCGATTCCGAGTCTGCGCTACTCAGATCCGCCATTGGCACTCTGCagcatctgctgctggcccagGATGCTGCCTCGTGGCAGACCCCTGCTTCTGAGCTGTCTCCCCGACGAGGAGTGGTTGGTCTGATGCATCTGGCCGTCAATCCCCGTCCCAAGATCAGAAAGCGAGCTCTGGACGCACTTGCCAAGATCCTCGAGACCCGAGTATCTCCAGTGCTCGTCGAGCATCCTGCTGCCGCAACCTGTGCCGACACAGCCCTGAAGGCCGTCAAGCAGTACCTGGAGAAccacaagaaggaggataCCGTGGATGCCGGCTTCATGCATGCGCTGGCTCTGGTGAAAACCATCTGTGGCGTTGGAATGTGGCCTATGTCGCAGTTTGACGAACTCTgtcagctgctgctgtctATTTCCAAGACTACCAACCAGATGCTGATCCAGGCTACCTTTGGCATCTTTGAGGGTGTCTTTCGTCACTTTGCCAAGTCTGAAGAGGACGAGAACAACAAGACACGAAAATTGCTGGTTATTCTCGATGCTGTGATCGACCAGGCTCCCGCCACCAACGACCAGCATCTTGCTCCTGCCTGgtttgctgttgttgcccAGGGAGTGGGTGCTCTTGGAGAGGTCAACCCTGATAAGGGACTGGCCAAGACCCCCGTGGTTTTCCAGAAGGTATGTGCCTATCTCGACTCTGAGGCCGACAGTGTGCGAACCTCTGCTTCCCAGTGTCTCGTTGCTCTGTGTTCTTCCATCAACCAAAAGTCGCTTCAGAACGGCGACAAGTGGCTGTCCAAGCTCGCGGAGATGGCCACGATGCTTCTGTCCGTCCAGACCCGGGCTTCTCTCGTCGACTCTACGAACGTTGTGGCAGCTCTACTCGACACTCTCAGATGGAAGTCCGACCCCTTCCTTGTGGAGGCTGTGACAATTATTGGAGGTCTCCGAACTGAGGAGTCCTTCGTTAACGGCATTCCTGCTCTCGACAACGCTCTTGGGTCCGCTATTCGTGCCATGGGACCTGCCAAAGTGCTAGAACTGCTCCCCCTCAACCTTTCAAACCCCTCTTCTGACAACCCCGGACGAGCCTGGATGCTCCCTCTACTGAGAGACAACATTCACAATTCAGAGATTGCCTTTTTTAAGAGCGAGTTCTTGCCACTGATCGAGTATTTTGACGACAAGATCTCGACTACCAAGGGCGCCACCGCAAAGGTCTTCGAGGCTCTGCTGGCCCAGGTCTGGTCCGTTCTGCCCCGTTTCTGCGCTCTGCCCATGGATCTCCAGCAGTCGTTTGACCAGTCTTTTGCCGAGCTGCTCTCCAACAAGCTCTATTCCAACATTGAGATCCGACCTGTTATCTGCCAGTCGCTGCGTCTGCTTGTCGAGAGCAATGTGGTGTACGCCGAGGAGCCCGAGGCTGCTGAGTCCGAGGATGTGAACGACGacctgctgcttctggagcGATTCCCCCGATCCGAGGCCGAGTCTAACGTTGCCTACCTCGGAACCGTGTCTTCCAAGATTCTTGCGGTGCTCTTCAACGTGTACGGACAAACTATTCCCGAGTCTCGAGGCTTCATTCTCGAGTGCATCAACGCCTACCTCGGCATCACCCCCGCCGGCGAAATTGGCGACATCTTCGATAACGTGTGTGGAATGCTTcacaaggctctggaggatgaggccaaggagtctAAGCCTGAGAAGGACGCCCTGCCAGCAATGTCGCTCACCATGCTTGACATTCTCATCGCCCTCGTGCCTTACATCCCTGCCTCTTCTCACAACACTCTGCTGACCGTCTTTGTGCAGATGATCCAGAACTCCGACCCCAACCACCAAAAGAAGGGCTACCGTCTTTTGACCCGTCTGGCCGAGGCCGACAACAGCTtcgagactctggagaagcaTCTTGACAACATCTGTGGTGTTGTTCTCGAGTCTGCTGAGTCTGTCACTGCTGTGTCTCGAGGCGCTCGAGTGGCCGCTCTGGCGAAGCTGGTGGCTCTGCTGCCCGAGAACGATCTGTATTTCATCCCCGCTACCGTCTCTGAAGCCGTCAttgccaccaaggacgTCAACGAGAAGACCCGAACGTCCGCTTACAACTTACTGGTTCTCATGGGCGAAAAGATggctcgaggaggagtaaTTGACAACACTCGAATCCCCGGTCTCGAGGATGCCGGTCTGGGATCCGTCAACGCCAACCTGACTGAGTTCTTCAAGGCCGTGTCTGCTGGTCTGGCAGGAACCTCACCCAACCTGGTGTCTGCCACCATCACGGGTCTGTCCCGAATCTTGTTCGAGTTCAAGGACGACGTGCCCATGGATATGCTCAGCGAGCTGTCTCAAACCGTTGAGCTGTTCCTGACCTCGCAGAACAGAGAGATCGTCAAGTCGACTCTTGGTTTCGTCAAGATTACGGCCATCTCTCTCCCCATCGATCTCGTGGAGCCCCAGCTCAGCGAGCTTCTCCCAAAGCTGCTGCACTGGTCCCACGAACATAAGGGCCATttcaaggccaaggtcaagcACATTGTCGAGCGTCTGATCCGACGGTTCGGCTTCGACACCATTGAAAAGCATTTCCCCGaggccgacaagaagctgctgacCAACATCCGAAAGTCTAAGGAGCGATCCAAGCGAAAGCGaaccgaggagaaggaggaagatgCTCCCATGTCGTCTaccaagcccaagaaggagtttGCCTCTGAGTACGAGCGAGCTCTGTACGGAGACTCGGATTCTGAAGACGAGGATGACtatgaggaggaggagaccacCAAGCGGGCCTCCAAGTACATTATGAAGTCCGACGACcctctggatctgctgtCGCAGCAGGCTCTGGCTCACATCACTTCTTCCAAGCCTAGAGGAAAGAAGGAGCCTCTTCTCAAATCGTCCAAGTTCAAGACTAATGAGTCCGGTAAGATGATCTTtaaggaggatgaggaggaggacgtgATTCCCCAGGGCTCGGCCATCGACCATTACGTtgaggccatcaagaacgGACCTGTGCGAGGACagaagaacaagtacaagtataagAAGTCAAAGGGAGGAGATGACGacggaggagatgatgacgacgtGGTGCCCAAGCGACCCACCAAAAAGTTTTCTCGAGGTGGCGTGAGCAAACCCAAGGGCAAACCTCAGCAGCGACGAAAGTTTTAA
- a CDS encoding uncharacterized protein (Converted to coding from non-coding YALI0E07447g, similar to uniprot|CAD70921 Neurospora crassa 7F4. 170 Related to acid sphingomyelinase pseudogene), with the protein MVNLLQLSTSLLAAAGLVKRADNPSSHHVQVPNIGNDALVDWGYLETQKIFNGTGSNCTKCLQGINLGKYITLQAPTVTPQILVKLCTLYDWQDDCDKWQGSDITKGNPGKHVSQVFTIMDAFGLDGINLCYWTAPNTCDAAPVPEPDLSSWWPEKPKNLSKIESTYNETFNVLHISDFHLDLRYLPGQEAWCDAYMCCTVESSNKKALAAGLNHTV; encoded by the coding sequence ATGGTTAACCTCTTACAGCTCTCTACTAGCCtgctggctgctgctgggctgGTCAAGCGAGCCGACAACCCCTCCTCTCATCATGTCCAAGTTCCCAACATTGGAAACGACGCCCTAGTTGACTGGGGTTACCTCGAGACCCAGAAGATCTTCAACGGAACAGGCTCCAACTGTACCAAGTGCCTGCAGGGCATCAATCTTGGCAAGTACATCACTCTCCAGGCTCCGACTGTGACGCCCCAGATCCTCGTCAAGCTATGCACCCTCTACGACTGGCAGGACGACTGCGACAAGTGGCAAGGAAGTGATATCACTAAGGGCAATCCCGGTAAGCACGTTTCGCAAGTCTTCACTATCATGGACGCCTTTGGACTGGACGGAATCAATCTCTGCTACTGGACTGCTCCCAACACCTGTGATGCTGCTCCCGTTCCTGAACCAGATTTGTCGTCTTGGTGGCCTGAAAAGCCCAAGAACCTGTCAAAGATCGAATCCACCTACAACGAGACCTTCAACGTTCTTCATATTTCCGACTTCCATCTCGATCTACGTTACTTACCGGGTCAGGAGGCCTGGTGCGACGCCTACATGTGCTGCACAGTGGAGTCTAGCAACAAGAAGGCACTGGCAGCAGGACTCAACCATACCGTTTAG
- a CDS encoding uncharacterized protein (Converted to coding from non-coding YALI0E07447g, similar to uniprot|CAD70921 Neurospora crassa 7F4. 170 Related to acid sphingomyelinase pseudogene): MANARDFEFGIFTGDMVSHDIQDWLSFTHTYQSEEEVYYLMKKYLGDIPVYPTFGNHDSYPYAQLAQNSSGFAGEFSWNAELSAKMWKDFGWINETTEAQAEHTYGSFAVTTKRGLRVISIDSNFWYSENYYNFWNITEPDLSGTFKWLVGELLECERFGQKAWIMAHVPSQEMGAVPWATEVFRQVIRRFSPHVIAANFFGHTHADQFNVFYEQTNVWTEESAISVGWIIQSVTPVDKYNPAWRYYEVDTKTFEIMNSKNYYSPLNETYEYNIDKYKNETLGNYTYKVYEPQTPKQMTWIWEYSARDAYDPNNTWPHNAPLNATFWHRAAKGIIEDPAQNQLYYDHYFRKSPYTQQGCDKECLQDTFCSFVAGSQGERTDCLKLESLPPL; encoded by the coding sequence ATGGCTAATGCACGAGACTTTGAATTTGGCATCTTCACCGGCGACATGGTCTCCCATGATATCCAGGACTGGCTCTCTTTTACTCACACATACCAGtccgaagaagaagtgTACTACTTGATGAAGAAGTATCTCGGGGACATTCCCGTCTACCCAACATTTGGCAACCACGACTCATACCCTTATGCTCAGCTTGCCCAAAATTCATCTGGTTTTGCAGGCGAGTTTTCCTGGAACGCAGAGCTGTCCGCAAAAATGTGGAAGGACTTTGGCTGGATCAACGAGACCACCGAAGCCCAGGCTGAGCACACCTACGGCTCGTTTGCAGTGACAACCAAGAGAGGTCTACGGGTCATCTCCATCGACTCCAACTTCTGGTACTCGGAGAACTACTACAACTTCTGGAACATCACCGAGCCTGATCTGTCTGGAACCTTCAAGTGGcttgttggtgagcttCTGGAGTGTGAAAGATTCGGTCAAAAGGCCTGGATCATGGCCCATGTACCTTCTCAGGAGATGGGTGCGGTCCCTTGGGCGACTGAGGTGTTTAGGCAGGTTATCCGACGCTTCTCTCCTCACGTGATTGCAGCCAACTTCTTTGGTCACACCCATGCCGACCAATTCAACGTCTTCTATGAACAAACCAACGTGTGGACCGAAGAGTCTGCCATCTCAGTCGGTTGGATTATTCAGTCCGTCACTCCTGTTGACAAATATAACCCTGCCTGGAGATACTACGAGGTGGACACGAAGACTTTTGAGATCATGAACTCCAAGAACTACTACTCACCTCTCAACGAgacgtacgagtacaacatcgacaagtacaagaacgagACTCTAGGAAACTACACTTACAAGGTGTACGAACCCCAGACTCCTAAACAAATGACTTGGATCTGGGAATACTCTGCTCGAGACGCCTATGATCCAAACAACACCTGGCCCCATAACGCTCCCCTTAATGCCACCTTCTGGCATAGAGCTGCCAAGGGTATTATCGAAGATCCGGCCCAAAATCAGCTGTATTACGATCACTACTTCCGAAAGTCGCCTTATACTCAGCAGGGATGTGATAAGGAATGTCTTCAGGATACTTTTTGCTCGTTTGTAGCCGGTTCTCAGGGTGAGCGAACCGACTGTCTCAAGCTTGAAAGTCTTCCTCCTTTGTAG